From the Candidatus Binatia bacterium genome, one window contains:
- a CDS encoding Trm112 family protein: MAISPELLEILVCPKCKGEIALSNEGSGLDCGTCKLRYRIEDDIPVMLIDEASPL, translated from the coding sequence ATGGCAATCAGTCCAGAGCTTCTCGAGATTCTCGTCTGTCCCAAATGCAAGGGCGAGATCGCGCTGAGTAACGAGGGAAGCGGGCTCGACTGCGGTACGTGCAAGCTGCGCTACCGTATCGAGGACGACATTCCGGTCATGTTGATCGACGAGGCGAGCCCGCTCTGA
- the waaF gene encoding lipopolysaccharide heptosyltransferase II, whose amino-acid sequence MVPPVAGRVLLAQTSFLGDVVLSTALAREISDARPDTEIWWLVRPDAVSVLTPTYGAGRVLSFDKRGAESGLGGVLRLGARLGTMGFDAAVGIQRSLRTALLLARARIPLRVGYAGSPGAWLYHQRVHKEGAHARDRLVALAEGLGIDVGSSRPDPHLDVDPASARRVSERLDELGCSDRDLLVVAPGSAWATKQWPAKRFGEAAAGLVRPDRGRVVVIGTPHDRPLAAEIATEVAAVGGATIDATGETSIADAVAWIARARLVLANDSAPAHIAAALGRPVVTMFGPTVPSQGFAPLGDRVRIVERQLDCRPCSRHGGDRCPIGTHECLAEVDSDEVVSAGTALLSGGVAK is encoded by the coding sequence ATGGTACCGCCAGTGGCCGGTCGGGTGTTGCTGGCGCAGACCAGCTTCTTGGGCGACGTCGTGCTCAGCACGGCGCTCGCGCGCGAGATTTCGGATGCCCGACCCGACACCGAAATCTGGTGGTTGGTTCGACCTGATGCGGTCTCGGTTCTCACTCCGACGTACGGAGCGGGTCGGGTACTCTCCTTTGACAAGCGCGGTGCGGAGAGTGGCCTCGGCGGCGTCCTCCGCCTCGGCGCTCGGTTGGGCACGATGGGCTTCGATGCGGCTGTCGGCATCCAGAGATCGCTCCGCACGGCTCTGCTACTCGCCCGTGCGCGAATCCCGCTGCGCGTCGGGTACGCCGGCAGCCCGGGCGCGTGGCTCTATCATCAGCGCGTCCACAAGGAGGGCGCGCACGCGCGAGACCGACTCGTGGCGCTCGCGGAGGGGCTCGGGATCGACGTCGGGTCGAGCCGGCCCGATCCGCATCTCGACGTGGATCCGGCGTCGGCGCGGCGGGTGTCCGAGCGTCTGGACGAGCTCGGTTGCAGCGACCGAGACCTGCTCGTCGTGGCGCCGGGATCGGCTTGGGCGACGAAGCAGTGGCCGGCGAAGCGGTTCGGTGAGGCGGCCGCGGGTCTCGTGCGCCCCGACCGGGGTCGCGTCGTGGTGATCGGTACGCCGCACGATCGACCGCTCGCCGCGGAGATCGCGACCGAGGTGGCCGCCGTGGGGGGCGCTACGATCGATGCTACGGGCGAAACGTCGATCGCGGATGCCGTCGCATGGATCGCGCGCGCACGGCTGGTGTTGGCGAACGACAGTGCGCCCGCGCACATCGCGGCCGCGCTCGGCCGTCCCGTCGTGACGATGTTCGGACCGACGGTCCCTTCGCAGGGATTCGCCCCTCTGGGGGACCGGGTTCGAATCGTCGAGCGGCAGCTCGACTGTCGTCCTTGCTCGCGTCACGGGGGAGACCGGTGTCCCATCGGCACGCACGAGTGCCTGGCGGAGGTCGACTCGGACGAGGTCGTCTCGGCCGGGACTGCGCTGCTTTCCGGGGGCGTCGCGAAATGA